The DNA window TGACGTTGGCCGGCTTGATGTCGCGGTGCACGATGCCGTTGCGGTGCGCCGCGCCGAGGGCCTTCAGCAGCGCGGCGGCGACCTGCTCCGCCGTGTCCACCGGTAACGGCCCGCGCGTTTCGAGGTGCTCGTGCAGCGACGGGCCGTCGACCAGCTCCATCACGATCCAGGGCAGGCCGTCCGTGACGATGTCGTGGATGGCGACGACGTTCTCGTGCGACCGCAGCCGGACGGCGTTGCGTGCCTCCCTCGCGGTGCGCTCCAGCCGCTTGTCCTGCTCCGCCTGCGGCATCCCGGGCACCAGGCACAGCTCCTTGATCGCCACGTCGACGTCGAGGACCTCGTCATGGGCCCGCCAGACCCTGCCGAACCCGCCGGACCCGAGCACCGCGACCAGCCGGTAGCGTCCGCCGACCATGAGACCAGGCTGCCCGGATGTCATGTCACCTCGCCCGTCACGTCCTGTACGACAGTTGATCAGAATAGATCACACAGGAGCGCTCCGCCGCTGGGGCAGCGGACAGTCGGGGCCGGTGCAGTGCGTGAGGCTGTCGCAGCCGGCGCTGACCACCTGGGTCAGCGCGGCCCGGATCGCGGTCAGGCCGGCGATCTTCGCGTCCACTTCGGCGATCTTGGCCTGGGCGCGGGCCCGCAGGCCGGGGGTGGGGTGGCCGCGCCTGCCGGTGTCGAGCAGCTCGGCCACCTCGTCCAGGGTGAAGCCGAGCCGCTGGGCGGCCTTGATCACGGTCAGCAGGGTGACGGTGTCCGGCGGGTAGGCGCGGTGCCCGCCGGGGCTGCGGGCCGGCTCGGCGATCAGGCCCCTGCGCTCGTAGTAGCGCAGGGTCTGCGGGTTGACCCCGGCCCGCTCGGCGACCTGCCCGCTGCGCAGGTACGCCCCGTCGGGGTCCCGCCTCACGCCGGGCTCCCCGCCCGGCCGGGCGAGGTCTCCCCCGGAGGGGCGGCGCCGGCGCGCGCGGCCAGCGCGTCCAGCACGTCGGCGTGCTCCGGCGGCACCGTCACCTCCAGCGTGAGGGCGCCGCCGGCGACGGTGAGGACGAAGGTGAAGAAGGAGCAGCAGCCGTTCTCCCTGGCCGCCAGTTCGGCGGCCCTGGCGGCGCCGGCCGGGGTGAAGTCGAGCTCCAGCCGCAGCCGTTCCCGCCCGGGACGCCGTACGGCCCGGACGGTCTCGGCGAACAGGGCGTCGAACTCGGCCACCCGCAGCGGCCGCTCGGCGGTGGGCAGCGTGCACGCGGAGGGAGCCCACACCTGGCCGGGGGCGAGGTTTTCCGTCATGCTCCGACGGTAAGCCCGTACCCGGGTACCGGATGCAAGCCCCCCGCGCTGCCTAGGCGGTGACGGGCCTGGCGAGGTAGCGGCCCGCGGGGTCGCCCACGACCTTGCCGTCCTCCAGCACCCGCCGGCCGCGCAGGAAGGTGTCGGTCACCTTCGCGGTCAGCTCGAAGCCCTCGAACGGCGTGTACTCCTGGGTGGACTCGGAGTCGGCCGCGCGCACGGTCCAGGACGTGTCGGGGTCGACGAGGACGATGTCGGCGTCGAAGCCCTCGGCGATCGCGCCCTTGGTGCGGAGCCCGAACCGCTGCGCCGGGTTCCAGGAGAGCAGCCGGGCCACGTCGCCGTAGGACAGCCCGCGCCGGGAGCCCTCGCTGATCAGGCCGGGCAGCAGGTACTCGGCGCCGCCGAACCCCGACTTGGCCAGGAACACGTCGTCGCGCGGGTCGCCGAACTTCTGCTCGTCGCGGCAGCAGGCGTGGTCGCTGACCACCCAGTCGACCTTGCCGTCGAGCAGGTGGCCCCACAGCGCCTCGACGTCCTCGCGCGGGCGCAGCGGCGGGTTGACCTTGCCGCCGATGCCGCTCGCGGTGGTGATGTCGGCGAGCAGGTGGCCGATGGTCACCTCGCGGCGGAAGTCGATGTGCGGGAACGCCTCGGCCATCCGCAGCGCCGCGTCCATGGCCTTGGCCGACGACAGGTGCAGCAGGTTGATCGTGGGGAGCCCGGTCTCGTGCGCGAGGTAGGAGGCGATGCTCACCGCCAGGCCCTCGGAGTGCGGGGGCCGGGAGGCGCTGTAGGCCGCGAGGCCGGTGAGCGTGCCCTCCTCCTCCACCATCTTCGTGTACGCGCTCATGATCTCGGCCGTCTCGCAGTGCAGGGACAGCGAGATCTCGTCGGCCAGGTCGGGGAACTGCTCGCGGGCCGCCTGGATGCCGCGCATGACGAACTCGAAGTGCGCGTAGTCGTACCGCTCGCCCTCGGGGATCATGAGGAAGGAGTTCTGGTCGGCGGAGCGCCCGTGCAGGCCGTGGCTGCCGTAGAACATGAACACCTTGAACGACGTCACCCCGTGCTCGCTCACCAGGGAGGGGATCTCGTCGATGTGCCCGCGCTGCATGGGCGCGAGGTGGAAGGCGTAGTCGACGTACGAGCGGTCCTGGGAGTTGGCCAGGACCTCGGGGAAGACCTCCGCGTACGGGCCGCCCTTGTTGAGGTAGTACTGGCCGGTGCGCATGTAGGTGAGGGCGGAGGTGACGCCGCCCTGGGCGCAGGCCCGGCTCTCGGTCTCGGTGTCGACGGCCAGCGGGTTGTAGATGCCCCAGTGCTGGTGGGCGTCCACCGCGCCGGGGAAGGCCAGCTTGCCGCCGCCGTCCACGACGGTGCGCGCCTCGGCCGGGTCGAGGCCCGGCCGGATGGCGGCGATCCGGCCGTCGAGGATGCCGAGGTCGGCGGTCTCCGGCTCGGGCCGGTCGTGCCGGACGACCCTGACGTTGGTGACGATCACGTCGTACGATGCCACGGGGGTTCTCCTTTGGGGGCTCAGGGGGCTCAGAGGGCGGAAGACGGGGTCTCGGTCAGCCGGGTGAGCGGGCGCATGACCTCGGCCACGCCGGGGAGGTGGTCGAGCCGCATGACGAGGTCGCGCACGGTCGCGGCGGACTCCTCCGGCAGCCGGCCGGCCACGTTCTCGCGGAACTTGCGGGCGAGCTCGGCGTCGGACAGCGGCCGGGCGGGGCCGCCCCGGTTGGCCAGCGCCTCCTCGGTCCACGCGCGGCCGTCGTCGGTGCGCACCCGGACCACGGCGGGGAACTGGTGCGGGAAGATGGCGTCGCAGCGCTCGTCGGGGACGACGTCGACCAGGGCCATCAGCGCCCGGCGGGCCGGGTCGCGGGCCAGCTCGTCGGTGAAGTCGTCGAGGCCCACGCCGAGGCCGGAGCCGCCGACGAGCCCGGCGACCACCGCGTAGGGACCGCTGAACTGCGCCTGGTAGCCGGTCTCCGGGGCCCGCTTCTGGTCGAGCGGCTGGCCGATGGTGCGGATCACGGCCGACGGCACGCGCAGCTCGATGTGCTCGATCCGGTCGAGCGGGAGGCCCCGCTCGCGCAGCGCGATGCCGGCGTCGATGGCCGTGTGGGTGAAGTGGTTGGCCGGGTAGGGCTTGAAGAAGATCCCGGGGACCGCCCACTCCTCGCCCAGCCCGTCGAGCACCTGGCCGAGGTCGCTGGCGCCGCGCAGGAACGCCTCGAAGAAGCCGAAGCGGCCCTCGAGGACGGTGGGCGGGCCGGTGAAGCCGCGCCGGGTGAGCTCGGCGGCGGTGACGGCCGACTGCGCGGCCCAGCCGCAGTGCAGCCGCTTGACGGTGCCGCCGGTGCGGTTGGCCTCGATGATGCCGGAGGCGAAGGACGCGGTGATGCCCAGGGCGTGCCCGACGCCCTCCGCGCCGAGCCCCATGAGCAGGGCGGCCGCGACCGCGCCGCCCATCGCGCCGCAGATGGAGGTGGCGTGCTGGCCGTGCTCGAAGAAGACGGAGTTGCCGAGCTCGCTGTCGTAGCCGGCCATGCCGAGCCGTACGGCGACCTCCAGCCCGGCGGCCACGGCGGCGACCGTGTCGGCTCCGGAGGCTCCGTACGCCTCGGCGGCGGCGAGCGCCGCCGGCACGACCGCCGCGCTCGGGTGCAGCACCGACGGCAGGTGGGTGTCGTCGTAGTCGAGCGAGTGGGCGAGCACCCCGTTGGCGAAGGCGGCCTGCGGGGCGGGCAGGCGGCCGGGCACGCCGACGGCGGCGGCCTGCGGCGCGCCGCCCTGGTCGGCCACGTACGCGGCCGCGGCGGCGCTGGTCGGCAGCCGGTAGGCGGCGACGCAGAGCCCCAGGACGTCGAGGATCCTGCGGCGCACGCTGTCGGTCACGGCGTCGGGCAGCGGCGCGGTCAGCGTCCCGGCCGCGAACCGGGACACCTCGATCGCGAGGGCGGGGGTCTCAGCCATGGCCGACCACCGCCAGCGGGCGCACGGGCGAGCCGGTCGCGCCGAAGATCGGCAGCGGGGAGAGCACGAACGCGAACTCGTGCACGCCGTCGGCGGCCAGTTCGTCGAGCACCATCGTCTCGATGATGTAGACGCCCCGCTCGACGAG is part of the Nonomuraea coxensis DSM 45129 genome and encodes:
- a CDS encoding MerR family transcriptional regulator, which codes for MRRDPDGAYLRSGQVAERAGVNPQTLRYYERRGLIAEPARSPGGHRAYPPDTVTLLTVIKAAQRLGFTLDEVAELLDTGRRGHPTPGLRARAQAKIAEVDAKIAGLTAIRAALTQVVSAGCDSLTHCTGPDCPLPQRRSAPV
- a CDS encoding dihydroorotase, with translation MASYDVIVTNVRVVRHDRPEPETADLGILDGRIAAIRPGLDPAEARTVVDGGGKLAFPGAVDAHQHWGIYNPLAVDTETESRACAQGGVTSALTYMRTGQYYLNKGGPYAEVFPEVLANSQDRSYVDYAFHLAPMQRGHIDEIPSLVSEHGVTSFKVFMFYGSHGLHGRSADQNSFLMIPEGERYDYAHFEFVMRGIQAAREQFPDLADEISLSLHCETAEIMSAYTKMVEEEGTLTGLAAYSASRPPHSEGLAVSIASYLAHETGLPTINLLHLSSAKAMDAALRMAEAFPHIDFRREVTIGHLLADITTASGIGGKVNPPLRPREDVEALWGHLLDGKVDWVVSDHACCRDEQKFGDPRDDVFLAKSGFGGAEYLLPGLISEGSRRGLSYGDVARLLSWNPAQRFGLRTKGAIAEGFDADIVLVDPDTSWTVRAADSESTQEYTPFEGFELTAKVTDTFLRGRRVLEDGKVVGDPAGRYLARPVTA
- a CDS encoding MmgE/PrpD family protein, whose product is MAETPALAIEVSRFAAGTLTAPLPDAVTDSVRRRILDVLGLCVAAYRLPTSAAAAAYVADQGGAPQAAAVGVPGRLPAPQAAFANGVLAHSLDYDDTHLPSVLHPSAAVVPAALAAAEAYGASGADTVAAVAAGLEVAVRLGMAGYDSELGNSVFFEHGQHATSICGAMGGAVAAALLMGLGAEGVGHALGITASFASGIIEANRTGGTVKRLHCGWAAQSAVTAAELTRRGFTGPPTVLEGRFGFFEAFLRGASDLGQVLDGLGEEWAVPGIFFKPYPANHFTHTAIDAGIALRERGLPLDRIEHIELRVPSAVIRTIGQPLDQKRAPETGYQAQFSGPYAVVAGLVGGSGLGVGLDDFTDELARDPARRALMALVDVVPDERCDAIFPHQFPAVVRVRTDDGRAWTEEALANRGGPARPLSDAELARKFRENVAGRLPEESAATVRDLVMRLDHLPGVAEVMRPLTRLTETPSSAL